One window of the Sparus aurata chromosome 17, fSpaAur1.1, whole genome shotgun sequence genome contains the following:
- the ubr5 gene encoding E3 ubiquitin-protein ligase UBR5 isoform X7, translating into MTSIHFVVHPLPGTEDQLNDRLREVSEKLNKYSYNSHPHLSLLEQATLKQCVVGPNHAGFLLEDGRVCRISFAVQPDRLELSKPDGSDGSKLSSGSGTGRSSRPGRTSDPPWFLSGSDTLGRLAGNTLGSRWSSGVNGGSGGGGSGGGAGGGGAGGGSSGGGGSGGGGGGGGTSGRSSTAARDSRRQTRVIRTGRDRGSGLLGSQPQPVIPASVIPEELITQAQVVLQGKSRSVIIRELQRTNLDVNLAVNNLLSRDDEDGDDGDDTASESYLPGEDLMSLLDADIHSAHPSVIIDADAMFSEDISYFGYPSFRRSSLSRLGSSRVLLLPLERDSELLRERESVLRLRERRWLDGASFDTERGSTSREGEPSLDKKSIPVQSPVSLGEELQWWPDKDGVKFVSIGAMFSELVAVSSKGELYQWKWSEPEPYRNAQNPSIHHPRVSFLGLANEKITLLSANSIRATVATETNKVATWVDDTLSTVASKLEHSAQAFPELQGERMVSLHCCALYTCAQLENSLYWWGVVPFSQRKKMLEKARAKNKKPKSSAGISSIPNITVGTQVCLRNNPLYHAGAVAFSVSAGIPKVGVLLESVWNMNDSCRFQLRSPESLKNMEKTTKTQEIKTESKPELVKTEMGPPPSPASTCSDTSSIASSASLPYKRRRSTPAPKEEEKVNEEQWPLREVVFVEDVKNVPVGKVLKVDGAYVAVKFPGTSSSMSNQSTAAPTDSDPSSLLQDCRLLRIDELQVVKTGGTPKVPDCFQRTPKKLCIPEKAEILAVNVDSKGVHAVLKTGNWVRYCIFDLATGKAEQENNFPTSNLAFLGQSERNVAIFTAGQESPIILRDGNGTIYPMAKDCMGGIRDPDWLDLPPINSLGMGVHSLANLPSNSTIKKKAAIIIMAVEKQTLMQHVLRCDYEACRQYLVNLEQAFLLDQGSQALGALLDHRCDGNRNILHAAVSVCFPVSNKETKEEEEAERSERNTFAERLSAVEAIANAISVVSSNSSGNRTGSSSSRGLRLREMMRRSLRAAGLGRHESGPSSSDHQDPVSPPIAPPSWVPDPPPMDPDGDIDFILAPAVGSLTTASTGTSQGPSTSTIPGPSTESSVVESKDRKANAHLILKLMCDSVVLRPHLRELLSAKDARGMTPFMLAVSGRAYPAAITVLEAAQKMAKVGDPGIAEKEDADSVFMEMICPSGTNPDDSPLYVLCCNDTCSFTWTGAEHINQDIFECRTCGLLESLCCCTECARVCHKGHDCKLKRTSPTAYCDCWEKCKCKTLIAGQKAARLDLLYRLLTTTNLVTTPNSRGEHILLFLVQTVARQSVEHCQYRPPRIREDRNRKAANAEDSDMPDHDLEPPRFAQLALERVLQDWNALKSMIMFGSQENKDPLSASSRIAHLLPEEQVYLNQQSGTIRLDCFTHCLIVKCAPDITFIDTLLGTLVKELQNKYTPGRREEAVNVTRRFLRSVARVFVILSVEMASSKKKNNFIPQPIGKCRRVFQALLPYAVEELCNVAESLIVPVRMGIARPTAPFTLASTSIDAVQGSEELFSVEPLPPRPSPDQSSSSSQTAASYIIRNPQPRRSSQSQPARGRDEEQDDIVSADVEEVEVVEGVAGEEDHHDDQEEQGEENAEAEGQHDEHDEDGSDMELDLLAAAETESDSESNHSNQDNASGRRSVVTAATAGSEAGSRVSLAFPIFGASSVPAFFSEDDSQSNDSSDSDSSSSQSDDVDQETFLLDEPLERTTSASHANSAAQAPRSMQWAVRNTPSQRATGSAPTSSSTPAASSTGLIYIDPTNLRRSSAISSSAAAAAAALEASNSSSYLTSASSLARAYSIVIRQISDLMSLIPKYNHLVYSQYPAAVKLTYQDAVNLQNYVEEKLIPTWNWMVSIMDSTEAQLRYGSALSSAGDPGHPSHPLHASQHSARRERMTAREEASLRTLEGRRRAATLLTARQGMMSARGDFLNYALSLMRSHNDEHSDVLPVLDVCSLKHVAYVFQALIYWIKAMNQQTTLDTPQMDRKRNREILELGLDNEDSEHENDEDTNQSSTLQDKDEDPVPAETGQNHPFFRRSDSMTFLGCIPPNPFDVPLAEAIPLADQPHLLQPLLLQPNARKEDLFGRPSQGLYSSSYMATKGLAEASMDRNCLEILPTKMSYSANLKNVMSMETGQRSTGNQSLAEQELEASKPGPSPHDLAAQLKSSLLAEIGLTESDGPPLPSFRPHCSFMGMMISHDMLLGRWRLSLELFGRVFMEDVGAEPGSILTELGGFEVKESKFRREMEKLRNLQSRDLALEVDRDRDQLIQQTMRQLNTHFGRRCTTTPMAVHRVKVTFKDEPGEGSGVARSFYTAIALALLSNDKLPNLDCVQSVSKGMQASSTCHHDYNSNLMQRLRNRDRERERRSGGLRAGSRRDRDRDSRRQLSIDTRPFRPSSEGNPSDEPDPLPAHRQALGERLYPRVHAMQPAFASKITGMLLELSPAQLLLLLASEDSLRARVEEAMELLIAHGRENGADSILDLGLLEAPEKAQQQENRKRHGSTRSVVDMELDDPDDGDDNAPLFYQPGKRGFYSPRPGKNTEARLNCFRNIGRILGLCLLQNELCPITLNRHVIKVLLGRKVNWHDFAFFDPVMYESLRQLIRHSQAGEADAVFAAMDLAFAIDLCKEEGAGQVELLSGGVNMPVTPLNVYEYVRKYAEHRMLVVAEQPLHAMRKGLLDVLPKNALEDLTAEDFRLLVNGCGEVNVQMLISFTSFNDESGENAEKLLQFKRWFWSIVEKMSMTERQDLVYFWTSSPSLPASEEGFQPMPSITIRPPDDQHLPTANTCISRLYVPLYSSKQILKQKLLLAIKTKNFGFV; encoded by the exons ATGACATCTATACACTTCGTGGTTCACCCGCTGCCCGGGACCGAGGATCAGCTCAATGACAG gCTCCGTGAAGTTTCAGAGAAACTCAACAAATACAGCTACAACAG TCATCCACATcttagtctgctggagcaggccaccttaaaacagtgtgttgtcGGTCCAAACCATGCTGGATTTCTCCTTGAG GATGGGCGCGTGTGTCGAATCAGCTTTGCTGTCCAGCCTGATCGCCTGGAGCTCAGCAAACCGGATGGCAGCGATGG TTCAAAGTTGAGCAGTGGTTCAGGGACAGGAAGGAGCTCCAGGCCAGGCAGGACTAGTGATCCGCCCTGGTTCCTGTCTGGCTCTGACACACTTGGCAGACTGGCAGGCAACACCCTTGG GAGTCGCTGGAGCTCTGGCGTTAACGGAGGcagtggaggaggtgggagtggaggaggagcagggggaggtggagcaggaggtggcagcagtggaggaggtggaagtgGAGGTGGAGGCGGTGGTGGAGGCACGTCAGGCAGGTCATCAACAGCAGCTCGTGATTCCCGTCGACAGACCAGGGTGATCCGTACAGGAAGGGACCGTGGCTCAGGACTTCTAGGTAGCCAGCCTCAGCCTGTCATACCAGCTTCTGTCATCCCCGAAGAGCTCATTACTCAG GCCCAAGTAGTTCTTCAGGGGAAGTCCAGGAGTGTGATCATTAGGGAACTCCAGAGGACCAACCTGGATGTCAACCTCGCCGTCAACAACCTGCTGAGCcgtgatgatgaagatggagaTGATGGAGACGACACGGCCAGCGAGTCCTACCTCCCAGGAG AGGACCTGATGTCCCTGTTGGATGCAGACATTCACTCAGCTCATCCCAGTGTGATTATTGATGCTGATGCCATGTTCTCTGAGGACATCAGCTACTTTGGCTACCCCTCTTTTAGACGTTCATCACTGTCACGCCTGGGATCCTCCAGAG TTCTCCTTCTTCCCTTAGAGCGCGACTCAGAGCTGTTGCGTGAGCGTGAGTCTGTATTGAGGTTACGTGAGCGCCGGTGGCTGGATGGGGCCTCGTTCGACACAGAGCGAGGCTCCACCAGCCGTGAAGGCGAGCCCAGCTTGGACAAGAAGAGCATCCCGGTCCAGAGCCCTGTCTCCTTGGGAGAGGAGCTCCAGTGGTGGCCTGACAAG GATGGTGTGAAGTTTGTGAGCATCGGAGCAATGTTCTCAGAGCTGGTGGCAGTCAGCTCCAAAGGAGAGCTTTATCAGTGGAAGTGGAGTGAACCTGAGCCCTACAGGAATGCCCAG AATCCTTCCATTCATCACCCACGTGTGTCCTTCCTGGGCCTGGCCAATGAGAAGATCACCTTATTGTCTGCCAATAGCATCAGAGCCACTGTAGCTACAGAGACCAACAAG GTGGCCACCTGGGTGGATGACACACTGAGCACAGTAGCCTCTAAGCTGGAGCACAGTGCTCAGGCTTTCCCTGAGCTGCAGGGGGAACGTATGGTGTCACTGCACTGCTGTGCTCTCTACACATGTGCACAGCTTGAGAATAGCCTCTACTGGTG GGGTGTTGTGCCTTTTAGTCAACGGAAGAAGATGCTTGAAAAGGCCAGAGCCAAGAACAAAAAGCCAAAGTCCAGCGCTGGCATCTCCTCGATACCCAACATCACCGTGGGAACACAG GTGTGCTTGAGGAATAACCCCCTCTACCATGCTGGTGCAGTGGCCTTTTCTGTCAGTGCTGGGATTCCCAAAGTGGGCGTCCTGTTGGAGTCCGTCTGGAACATGAACGACAGTTGCAGGTTCCAGCTACGCTCGCCAGAGAGCCTCAAGAACATGGAGAAGACCACTAAGACCCAGGAAATCAA GACGGAAAGCAAGCCGGAGCTGGTTAAGACTGAGATGggtcctcctccatccccagcATCTACCTGCAGTGATACCTCTTCCATTGCTAGCAGTGCCTCACTGCCCTACA AGCGAAGGCGTTCTACTCCAGCTcccaaagaagaagagaaggtgAATGAGGAACAGTGGCCCCTCAGGGAGGTGGTGTTTGTGGAGGATGTCAAAAATGTCCCCGTGGGAAAG GTGCTTAAAGTGGATGGTGCGTATGTTGCTGTGAAGTTTCCAGGGACATCAAGCAGCATGAGCAACCAGAGCACTGCTGCTCCCACTGATTCAGACCCATCATCACTGTTACAGGACTGTAGGCTCCTCAGAATAGATGAGTTGCAG GTGGTCAAAACTGGTGGGACTCCTAAAGTTCCTGATTGTTTTCAGCGCACACCTAAAAAGCTCTGTATCCCAGAAAAGGCAGAGATTCTGGCAGTAAATGTTGACTCCAAAG gAGTCCATGCAGTTCTGAAAACTGGTAACTGGGTAAGGTACTGTATCTTTGACCTGGCCACAGGCAAAGCTGAACAGGAGAATAACTTCCCCACTAGCAACCTGGCCTTCCTGGGGCAGAGTGAGCGCAATGTTGCCATCTTCACTGCAGGACAG GAATCTCCCATCATCCTCCGAGATGGAAATGGCACAATCTACCCTATGGCCAAGGACTGCATGGGTGGAATACGAGATCCTGATTGGTTGGACCTGCCACCTATTAACAGCCTGGGAATGGGGGTGCACTCTCTGGCCAATCTCCCATCTAACTccacaattaaaaagaaagctGCTATTATTATCATGGCTGTTGAG AAACAGACGCTGATGCAGCATGTCCTGCGTTGTGACTATGAGGCGTGTCGGCAGTACCTGGTGAACCTTGAGCAGGCTTTCCTCTTGGATCAGGGCAGTCAGGCCCTTGGAGCGCTTCTTGATCATCGCTGTGATGGAAATCGCAACATCCTCCATGctgctgtctctgtctgctTCCCTGTCAGTAACAAGGAGACCAAAGAGGAGGAAG AAGCTGAAAGGTCTGAGAGGAATACATTTGCAGAACGTCTGTCTGCTGTGGAGGCAATTGCCAATGCCATCTCTGTGGTTTCAAGCAACAGTTCTGGGAACAGGACTGGCTCCTCCAGTAGCAGAGG GCTTCGTCTGAGGGAGATGATGCGGAGATCTCTAAGAGCAGCAGGCCTCGGCCGTCATGAGTCTGGCCCTTCATCCAGTGACCACCAGGACCCTGTGTCACCACCCATTGCCCCACCGAGTTGGGTCCCTGACCCCCCACCAATGGACCCTG ATGGTGACATAGACTTCATTCTAGCACCAGCTGTGGGTTCACTCACCACTGCCTCCACTGGGACCAGCCAGGGACCGAGCACTTCTACTATACCAG GGCCATCCACTGAGTCATCTGTGGTCGAATCTAAAGACAGGAAGGCCAACGCCCACCTCATCCTAAAGCTGATGTGTGACAGTGTTGTTCTGAGGCCACACCTACGGGAGCTGCTCTCTGCCAA GGATGCCCGTGGAATGACCCCATTCATGCTGGCAGTCAGTGGGCGAGCCTACCCGGCAGCTATCACTGTGCTGGAGGCTGCTCAGAAAATGGCAAAGG TTGGTGACCCTGGCATTGCCGAGAAGGAGGATGCAGATTCTGTGTTCATGGAAATGATTTGCCCCTCGGGGACCAACCCAGACGATTCACCCCTCTATGTCCTCTGCTGCAATGACACCTGCAGTTTCACTTGGACTGGAGCTGAGCACATTAACCAG GATATCTTTGAGTGTCGTACCTGTGGTCTGCTCgagtccctctgctgctgcactgaaTGTGCAAGAGTGTGTCACAAAGGACATGACTGCAA GCTGAAGAGGACATCCCCCACAGCATACTGTGACTGTTGGGAGAAATGCAAGTGTAAAACGCTGATTGCCGGCCAGAAGGCTGCTCGCCTGGATCTGCTGTACAGGTTACTCACAACCACTAACCTGGTCACGACACCAAACAGCAG GGGAGAGCATATATTACTGTTTCTGGTGCAGACTGTTGCAAGGCAGAGTGTTGAGCACTGCCAGTACAGACCACCACGTATTAGAGAAGACAGGAACCGCAAGGCTGCTAATGCAGAAG ACTCGGATATGCCAGACCATGACCTAGAACCTCCCCGCTTTGCTCAGCTGGCTCTGGAGAGGGTCCTGCAGGACTGGAATGCCCTCAAGTCTATGATCATGTTTGGTTCTCAAGAGAATAAAGATCC ACTTAGTGCCAGCAGCAGAATTGCCCACCTCCTGCCTGAAGAGCAGGTCTACTTGAATCAGCAGAGTGGCACCATTCGCCTTGACTGTTTCACCCACTGCCTCATTGTCAAGTGTGCTCCTGACATCACT TTCATAGACACCTTACTGGGTACTCTAGTAAAGGAGCTGCAGAACAAATACACTCCCGGCCGGAGAGAGGAGGCAGTCAATGTCACCAGAAGGTTCCTACGCTCTGTAGCCCGGGTGTTCGTGATCCTCAGTGTGGAGATGGCCTCATCCAAGAAGAAAAA CAACTTCATCCCCCAGCCCATTGGGAAATGTCGGAGAGTTTTCCAAGCTCTGCTACCGTATGCTGTGGAGGAGCTGTGTAATGTTGCAGAGTCACTGATTGTTCCGGTGCGAATGGGCATAGCAAGACCTACAGCTCCATTCACGTTGGCCAGCACCAGTATTGATGCTGTTCAGGGCAGTGAAGAGCTCTTCTCTGTTGAGCCTCTGCCTCCGAGACCCTCACCAGATCAGTCCAGCAG TTCCAGCCAAACAGCTGCctcttatatcatcaggaaCCCCCAGCCACGGCGCAGCAGCCAGTCTCAGCCTGCCAGAGGAAGAGACGAGGAGCAGGATGACATCGTATCAGCAGATGTGGAAGAG gttgAAGTTGTAGAGGGAGTAGCAGGTGAAGAAGACCATCATGACGACCAAGAGGAACAGGGAGAGGAAAATGCAGAGGCAGAAGGGCAGCATGATGAGCACGATGAGGATG GAAGTGACATGGAGCTGGACCTGCTggctgcagctgaaacagagaGCGACAGTGAAAGTAACCACAGCAATCAGGATAATGCTAGTGGCCGCAGGAGCGTCGTCACAGCAGCCACCGCTGGCTCTGAAGCAG GCAGTAGGGTGTCCTTGGCATTTCCTATTTTTG gTGCCAGCAGTGTCCCTGCCTTCTTTTCAGAGGACGACTCCCAGTCTAATGACTCCAGTgactcagacagcagcagcagtcagagcGACGATGTTGACCAGGAGACGTTCCTTTTAGACGAGCCCCTTGAAAGGACGACCAGCGCCTCCCATGCCAACAGTGCAGCCCAGGCTCCTCGCTCCATGCAGTGGGCTGTTAGAAACACCCCCAGCCAGAGGGCCACAGGAAGTGCTCCCACCAGCTCCTCAACACCAGCTG CAAGCTCCACAGGCCTGATATATATTGACCCTACAAACCTACGTCGCTCCAGCGCTATCAGCTctagtgctgctgctgcggcaGCAGCTCTGGAGGCCAGCAACTCCAGCAGCTATCTGACATCTGCCAGCAGCCTAGCCAGGGCCTACAGCATTGTCATCAGACAGATCTCAGACCTCATGAGTCTGATTCCCAAGTACAACCATCTAGTCTACTCACAGTACCCTGCTGCTGTTAAGCTCACTTACCAGGATGCAGTCAACTTGCAG AACTATGTCGAAGAAAAGCTGATTCCCACATGGAACTGGATGGTGTCCATCATGGATTCTACAGAGGCTCAGTTGCGGTATGGCTCAGCCCTGTCATCTGCTGGAGACCCGGGCCACCCCAGTCACCCACTTCACGCCTCTCAGCACTCTGCTCGGAGGGAGCGCATGACTGCACGTGAGGAGGCCAGCCTCCGCACTCTGGAAGGacgcag gaGAGCAGCTACCCTGCTGACAGCTCGTCAGGGCATGATGTCGGCACGGGGCGACTTCCTGAACTACGCCTTATCACTGATGCGCTCCCACAATGATGAGCACTCTGATGTGCTTCCTGTGCTCGACGTGTGCTCACTGAAACATGTAGCATATGTTTTCCAGGCTCTTATCTACTGGATTAAGGCCATGAACCAACAGACCACTTTGGATACCCCACAGATGGACAGAAAGAG GAATCGCGAGATTTTGGAACTTGGTTTGGACAATGAGGATTCTGAACATGAGAACGATGAGGACACCAATCAGA GTTCAACTCTGCAGGACAAGGATGAGGACCCGGTTCCAGCTGAAACGGGTCAGAACCACCCTTTCTTCCGGCGCTCTGACTCCATGACCTTCCTGGGCTGCATCCCACCTAACCCCTTCGATGTCCCCCTGGCTGAGGCCATTCCACTGGCAGACCAGCCCCACCTCCTGCAG CCTCTTCTCTTGCAGCCCAATGCCAGGAAGGAGGATCTGTTTGGTCGTCCCTCTCAGGGTTtgtactcctcctcctacaTGGCAACCAAAGGCCTGGCTGAGGCAAGCATGGACAGGAACTGCCTGGAG ATCCTGCCCACTAAGATGTCTTACTCAGCCAACCTTAAGAATGTGATGAGTATGGAAACTGGCCAGAGGAGCACTGGGAACCAGTCACTTGCGGAACAGGAGCTGGAGGCTTCAAAACCGGGTCCTTCACCCCATGACCTCGCTGCCCAGCTGAAGAGCAGCCTTCTTGCAGAGATTGGCCTCACTGAGAGCGATGGACCTCCTCTGCCATCATTCAG ACCTCACTGTAGTTTCATGGGGATGATGATTTCACATGACATGCTACTAGGTCGCTGGCGTCTGTCACTGGAGCTCTTTGGTCGTGTCTTCATGGAGGATGTTGGAGCTGAACCTGGATCG ATCCTCACAGAGTTGGGTGGTTTTGAAGTAAAGGAATCCAAGTTCCGTCGGGAGATGGAGAAGCTGAGGAATCTGCAGTCCCGTGACCTGGCCCTGGAGGTGGATCGGGACCGAGACCAGCTAATACAGCAGACCATGCGTCAGCTAAACACGCACTTTGGCAGGCGTTGCACAACCACACCCATGGCCGTGCATCGGGTGAAGGTTACCTTTAAAGATGAGCCGGGCGAAGGCAGCGGCGTGGCCCGCAGCTTCTACACAGCCATCGCCCTGGCCCTCCTCTCCAACGATAAGCTGCCCAACCTTGACTGTGTTCAGAGTGTCAGCAAGGGCATGCAGGCCAGCAGTACGTGTCATCACGATTACAATTCAA ATCTAATGCAGCGCTTGAGAAACAGAGAtcgggaaagagagagaagaagtggAGGGCTTCGAGCAGGATCTCGGAGAGATCGAGACAG AGACTCGAGGAGGCAGCTGTCCATAGATACCAGGCCTTTCAGGCCTTCATCAGAGGGAAACCCCAGTGATGAGCCCGACCCCCTGCCTGCACACAGACAAGCCCTGGGTGAAAGGCTCTACCCACGTGTTCACGCAATGCAACCG gCGTTTGCCAGTAAAATCACAGGCATGTTGCTGGAGCTGTCCCCTGCCcaactgctgctgttgctggcTAGTGAGGATTCTCTCCGGGCCAGGGTAGAGGAGGCCATGGAGCTTCTCATCGCACATGGAAG GGAAAATGGTGCTGACAGCATATTGGACTTGGGTCTCCTGGAGGCTCCAGAGAAAGCACAA CAGCAGGAGAACCGTAAGCGTCATGGCTCAACACGCAGTGTGGTTGACATGGAGCTGGACGACCCAGATGACGGTGACGACAACGCTCCTCTCTTCTACCAGCCTGGGAAACGAGGCTTCTACTCTCCTCGACCTGGCAAGAATACAGAGGCCAGACTGAACTGCTTCCGTAACATTGGCAG GATATTGGGGTTATGTCTGCTTCAGAATGAACTCTGTCCAATCACATTGAACAGACATGTCATCAAAGTGCTGCTTGGAAGGAAG GTGAACTGGCATGATTTTGCCTTCTTTGACCCGGTCATGTATGAGAGCCTGCGGCAGCTGATCCGCCATTCTCAGGCTGGTGAAGCAGATGCAGTATTTGCTGCGATGGACCTGGCCTTCGCCATTGACCTCTGTAAAGAGGAGGGAGCTGGACAG GTGGAGCTTCTGTCTGGTGGAGTCAACATGCCAGTAACTCCCCTCAACGTGTATGAGTATGTGAGGAAGTACGCAGAGCACAGAATGCTGGTGGTGGCTGAGCAGCCTCTTCAT GCAATGAGGAAGGGTTTGCTAGATGTACTCCCTAAGAACGCCCTGGAGGACTTGACGGCTGAGGACTTCAGGCTGCTGGTCAACGGCTGTGGAGAAGTCAACGTCCAGATGCTCATTAGCTTCACTTCTTTCAATGATGAATCTG GGGAAAATGCAGAAAAGCTACTGCAGTTTAAACGCTGGTTTTGGTCCATAGTGGAGAAGATGAGCATGACTGAGAGGCAAGATCTG GTGTACTTCTGGACCTCCAGCCCTTCTCTGCCTGCCAGCGAGGAGGGCTTCCAGCCGATGCCCTCCATCACCATCCGGCCTCCAGATGACCAGCACCTCCCCACAGCCAATACCTGCATCTCACGTCTCTACGTGCCACTCTATTCTTCAAAACAGATACTCAAACAGAAACTCCTGCTAGCCATTAAGACCAAGAATTTTGGTTTTGTGTAG